One stretch of Chryseobacterium fluminis DNA includes these proteins:
- a CDS encoding DUF4271 domain-containing protein, whose protein sequence is MQKNILLLLSQNFTNHVRIPENNDWVIFILLGCIFLFIFMMNVIERDANLKDFLLQKYFDASNNLPSWVITSCVTTLTLAVLLSQYIPTVPKYVADLQVMGYQMNKFGYTLTVVILFYVLKSSFGFLFFQSIGDGKKWPVFYFTSTKFYFILSFLLIILCVVHYYFPVDRSRIFYYYLLFFSFVFIFKVFFYLFHKNNVLPEKWYYKFLYICTLQIAPLLLLWKLLFY, encoded by the coding sequence TTGCAAAAAAACATTCTGTTGCTGTTATCACAAAATTTCACAAACCATGTAAGAATACCCGAGAACAATGACTGGGTAATTTTTATACTGCTGGGCTGCATCTTCCTGTTCATTTTTATGATGAATGTTATCGAGAGAGATGCCAATTTAAAAGATTTCCTGCTTCAAAAATACTTTGATGCCAGCAACAATCTGCCCAGCTGGGTCATCACTTCGTGTGTAACCACTCTTACTCTTGCGGTTTTATTATCCCAATACATCCCCACGGTCCCAAAATACGTGGCCGATCTTCAGGTTATGGGCTATCAGATGAACAAATTCGGATATACCTTAACCGTTGTTATTTTATTTTATGTCTTAAAATCATCTTTCGGTTTCTTATTTTTCCAAAGTATCGGTGATGGAAAAAAATGGCCGGTATTTTATTTCACCTCCACAAAATTCTATTTCATCCTGTCTTTTCTGCTTATAATTTTATGTGTAGTCCATTATTATTTCCCTGTAGACAGAAGTAGAATATTTTATTACTATCTGTTGTTCTTTTCTTTTGTCTTCATTTTCAAGGTTTTTTTCTATTTATTTCACAAGAACAACGTATTACCTGAAAAATGGTATTATAAATTTTTGTATATTTGCACCCTCCAAATCGCACCACTTTTGTTGCTTTGGAAATTGTTGTTTTATTAA